The Nicotiana tomentosiformis chromosome 2, ASM39032v3, whole genome shotgun sequence genome includes the window AGCAGGGCAACCTGGACTCATCTAATGCATTCCAAAAGTAATGCTTTCAATTTGCTAAAAGCCTTTATCTCTATGATCAGAACCCAATTTAATCTTTGAGTCAAAACCATTATGATTGATAATGCCTTAGAAATTGGCCTTTCTACTTCTGCCATATAAAATTTTCAGATAATAGGATCATTCACCAAAAAACTTGTTCTCATACACCTCAACAGGATGGCATTGTTGAAAGAAAACATAAACACTTGTTAGAGAGAGCAAGAGGTTTATTGTTTCAGTCCAAACTACCTACCAAATTCTGGGGGGGATTGCATCCTAACTGCCACATATCTAATAAATAGGTTTCCTTCCATTATTTTGCATAATAAAATCCCTTTTGAAATCATATATGGTAAGGCTCCCTCTTATTCCCACTTAAAGCCTTTTGGTTGCCTCTGTTATGCCACTGCCCCTAAATATAATAGGGATAAATTTGACCCAAGAGCTATACCTTGTGTTTTTCTTGGTTATCCATTTGGTAAGAAAGGATACAAGCTATATAATCTGTCTACTAAATCTGTGTTGGTCTCCTAAGATATCATCTTTCATGAATATATATTCCCTTACTCCCTTCCGTTATCTTCTCCTAGTCAgtttcacactttcatttctgaTGATAcgtctccttctccttctccttcccCTGCCATTTCTCCTGCTTCCATTATTACTGATTCTCCTGTTCCTGATGATGTTCTGCCTATTCCTCTACTATTTCAGCACCTCTTCCAGACCCTGTAACTACTGCCCCTTCAGCTGATACAATTCAACCTTCTCAGCTTAGGGGAAGTAGTAGGAATCACTATCTTCCCTTACACCTAAGTGATTTTGTTGTTCAGCTTCCTTCTTCCCTCATTAACTCCACTACTACATCCCTTTCTGTTGCTCACACAATTTCTTCTGAGCCTCATTCTTATATTCAGGTTGCTTCCATCCCTGTTGGCAAGAAGCCATGAGGAAGGAGTTTCGGGCTCTAGAAGCTAATGCCACTTGGACAATAGTTGAATTACCTCAATGGAAGAAAGTTATAGGGTGAAAATGGGTCTATAGGATTAAGTATAAAGTTGATGGTAATATGGAGAGGTACAAAGCAAGGTTGGTTGTAAGGGGTGATACACAAGTAGAAGGTGTTGACTTTCATGAGACATTTTCCCCGGTGGTAAAAATGTGCGCCATTAGgtgcttaattgttgttgttgttaagagGAATTGGTCTCTTTTAAATTAAATGTCAACAATGTGTTTCTTCATGATGACTTAGATGAGGAAGTGTACATGAAACTTCCCCTGGCCAAACAGTTGCTTCTACCTCAAACTCTATTTCTACTCTTGTTTGTAAGCTTAAATAAATCTCTCTATGGATTGAGGCAAGCCTCCCGACAATGGTATGCTAAGCTATCTCAAGCTCTTTACACTAGAGGATACACTCCATTATTTGAATGATTACTCTCGCTTCTTTAAGAAATCAACTTCATCCACTGTCTTGCTTGCTGTTTATGTCGATAATATAATTCTAACTGGTAATGATCCTGTTGAGATAACTTCTCTCAAACAATTCCCGGATGACCAATTTAAAATCAAGGATTTAGGTttgctcaattattttatgggTATTGAAATATTGTATGATGCGTTTAAGGTTCTTCTTCACCAAAAGAAGTTTACTTCTGATTTAATTTTTGAGTTTAGGTGCACTGATGCTTCAGCAGTAGTCTCTCCTCTTGAGTTGTGTGTCAAGTTGCGTTCTGATCAGGGTGAGGTGTTGACTAATCCTCTATCTTATAGAAGGCTCattgaaaaattaaattttctCACCCACACTCGACCATACTTGTGTTTTGCTGCCCAACATTTAATTCAATTACTCAAGTCTCCTCGCATTCCTCATATGGCTGTTGCAATGCATATCCTGAGGTATTTGAATGGCACACTTGGTGTATGGGTGTTTCTTAATGCTTCATCAGATTTTTCACTTCATGCCTTTTGTGATAGTGATTGGGTAGCTTACCATGAGTCCCGCAAGTCTGTTTCTGGTTTTTGTATATCATTGGGAGGCAGCCTTATTAGATGGAAATCTAAGAAAGCAGGCTATTGTTTCTTTATCATCAGCAGAAGCTGAATATCGAGCCCTGAGTAAAGTTGTGGGTGAACTTGTTTGGTTAGTTCATTTGCTTGCTGATTTAGACTTGCCTATTTCTGCCTCAGTTCCTATTTTTTGTGATAACTTGGTTGCACTTCACATAGCAAAAAACCCAGTCTTTCACGAGCGTGCAAAGCATATTGAGGTTGACTGTCATTTCATCCGGACCAAGTTGGCTTATAGTCTCATTTCTTTGCATCATGTTGTTACTTCTTCTCAACTGGCTGGCATTTTTACTAAGTTTTTAACAGGTGGACATCATCGCTTCTTACTTGGCAAGTTGGGCATGGTATCACCCTCCaacttgtgtgtgtgtgtgggggggggggggggttagtcCAGATCTGGCCCAAAGTTTGGCCCACGTATATTTATAAGTTTCTGGGTTTACAACCCATATAAAATAGGGTAGTGTGTTTATAGTTTTGCCCTCAAGTATAAATATAGGTTTCTAGAAATCTCTGTACAGTTTTTTACACtcataataaaaatattaattttttctcTGAGCTCTCTTCCCTCCTCTTGTCTGAAACCCTAACCAATTTACATACGTTGTAGCTGGTTGGTTAATCTTCACAAAAGAATTAGCCATTTGGACTTCCCTCCTTATTTTTTCAATGGGTATtcatttttcttgaaattttTGAATCTTATTGTTGTTTCTATTTAAATGCAGTTGCATTATGTATTTATGATTTATGTTATATAAAGGTGGTGTAGATATTACTTCTGAGTGTATCAGTTATTACACAATTTAACTGTAATTGTCACGCATCACTACCAAGCGAAAGAAAGTTCTTAGAACTGCAGCACAAGGAAGCTATTTGAATTGTGAGTTATCCCATTGGGGGCTCTATCAACTTCTTTCATTTGTCAGGTTAAAGTAACCATTATTGCATAAGGTGTTAGCACTATCAATTTTTAAAGTGCATTCCAAATATGTCATTATGCTATACTACGTGATATTTATGTTCCAATCACACAAAATGTTATATTTCTTATATGGCTTATGGGTTTATGTGCATGATGGATGTGCTTAAGATATATTTTACTAAGTTAAGGATGTGACGTTGTCCTCATATGAGTTTGCTATGAATTACAGTTACAAGTCTTGACTATGATATCAAGGTTTTCTGATTTCGTTGGAATTGATTTTGATAAAGTAGCAATTCTTTTACTTCGTTAAAAGTATTACCTGTAGCATTAGCAGTAAAGAAGCTCTGCGCAGGTGCATAACAAGAGCTAAAGATATTGGCATTACATGATATCTTGGATACAACCCACTTAGTAGTTGGTTTTATTAGATAGCTTTAGTCCAAATCTAACCCAAAGTTTGGCCCACGTGTATTTATAAGTTTCTGGGTTTACAGCCCATGTAAAATAGGGTAGTGTGTTTACAGTTTTGTCCCCAAGTATAAATATAGGTTTCTAGAAGTCTCTGTACAGATTTTTACATTCATAATAAACATATTAATTTTTTCTCTGAGCTCTCTTCCTTCCTCTTGTCTGAAACCCTTACCAATTTATATACGTTGTAGCTGGTTGGTTAATCTTCACAAAAGAATTAGCCATTTGGAATTCGCTCCTTATTGTTTCAATGGGAATCCATTTTTCTTGAAATTTTTGAATCTGATTGTTGTTTTTATTTAAATGCAATTACATAATGTATTTATGATTTATGTTATATAAAGGTGGTGTAGATATTACTTCTGAGTGTATAAGTTATTACACAATTTAACTGCAATTGTCACACATCACTAGCAAGTAGTGATCATGGCTAATTACTCTTGTTCAGTTATTAGAATATTCATTCTTTTATTTCCTTGGTTGCATTGTTTGGATTGGAGGTTTGATAATTtttattactttatttttatGATCTTTTGTTAACATAAAATGTCAACTATTATTTGCCTCATTTAGGTGACATGATAGCCACATACTTCTCAGTGGTTTGCCTAATTTAGATCCCTTTATAACTCTTGTAAATAATTGTCAATTTTAATGCCTTCATAAAATTAATCATGTCTGAGAGTACTTGAAGTAAAAAAGCAATCAAAGACAACTTCAGAATTGTTTCCTGATAACCACATATTTCTCCTTGGTTTTACTTTTCGATATGTACTATGCATAGTGCTATTTGCACAAAAATAGAATCTGGCAGGTTAGAATCAAGTGTGACTAAAAATCTTCAAAAAACAGGATTGTTCTTTGTCTAGCTCGCTCATTGCAGATAGTTTTTGGTACTACATAATGATGAAAGGCACAATATTTTTCTATCAAAATCTTTAGTTATTGATATTACAAAGAGTTTTTGCGGTGTTGAACTGGTTTATAGGATGTTATGTTCTTATGGAGCCCTGAGTTGCCTCTTAGGCATTTTGTTCATTGGTCAAACTGGATAGCTTCCAATTCCTTGCAATATCGAGTCACTTATAATGGGAATCTATAAGGACACGGGGTTTCATGTTTGTTACTTTTGATAGTGCGGTAGATGCTCTGCTACTATTTAGGCATTGGACCAAATAGTCTCCTATCTTTTCTTTGTTACTGGGGAAAAGGGATTCTGTTCATTTGTGTTCAGATTCAGGTGATGTGAATAATGTCTAGTACTGCATATTCACAAAACATAGAGTTAGAGTTAAATGTGTTTATTCACGAATAATTTAATGTCTGTGTGTACTTATGCATGTGCTCATATGCAAAGATTCTTGTACTTGTTTTCTGTCTTAGACTATAACAGTTGCTAGTTTCTATAATAAGTTGAGGATGAATGCACGTCTTCCTATTCCATCTTTTCTCGAATCTCCTTTAACGGAAGAAATAGAAGCTCGAGAAGGAATACCAAAACCTATTTCATTTTCTGAGTCTTTTTGCATCCATGACTGAATGGTTAAAGCGCCCAACTCTTAATTGGCGAATTCATAGGTTCAATTCCTACTGGATGCACGCCAATGAATCGCATAAGTGACAATGCTGCTGTTGGTTTTAGTTGCATTTGTTATTGGAACAACAATTGTTATCCCTTAGGATTAGTTCTTATATTTAATACTTATCCTTATATTAGATATAGATTTAGAATTATACTTTTAGTTCATATTTAACATTTAGTTAGTTAGCTTTTGATAGTGTTTTGATTTGAATAAGTCTCTTAATTCAGGTAGTACTCTTAAGAAGACTTGTATTTAAACTGAGCTTGGCATTTAATATAAATACAgttttgtaacgatccgaccggtcgttttattCATATGTACTTCGCTTGGTAGTTTGAAGGCACGAGTAGCTCCGtattatgtatcatgacttgtgtgaatcgtcagttttggttttcaggttattccaaatcgatttggaagaatgaatttcataattgaagctttaagttggaagagttgaccaagtttgacttttgtatatttggTCTCGGagcggagttttgatggttccagtccaaagggtaattttggactctGGCGTATgccgaatttgtatttggatatttctagaagggtTCGACACGAATTGgcggaagttagaaatttgaaagtttggaaagttcatgagtttgaccgggagttaactttgatgaaatcaggttcggattgtggtttcagGAATTTgcatagtttcgttatgtcattttggacgtgtgtgcaaaatttgagctgttttcaggttgatttgatatgtttcggcgcgagttttgaaagttgaaagtttaaaagtttattaagttcgatttgaggtgcgattcatcatttcaatgttgttatgcatgatttgaggcctcgagtaggttcgtgttatgttatgggggCTTGTGGGAATATtcggacgtggtcccgaggggttcAGACGTGTTTTGGATCGAATTCGGATCATTTCCCTTTATTTTGGCTTCTCTGGTTTTGCCGAgcatctggtttccttattcGTGATCACGTAGAGTTATTTGAAGGATTGGGAAAAGTTGTTCATCACGTTCACGAGTCTTCAGACGCGTTCACGTAGGTTGCTGCAGTTTGAGCAATGCGTTCGCGCAAGTGtgcacgcgttcgcgtagtgatttGGATTGAACTGGGCATGAGTtgtttctcttcgcgttcgcggtcttATTTTAGCAATCGCGTAGTTTGTGACCTTTGTGTACCGCATTCCTATGGCTTTATACGCGATCAAATAGGGTATTTTCGGGGGCAAtgcttttccttcttcgcgattgggtatttccgcgatcgcaattTATTGACTTGCCaagtgattataaagtactctatttcggaagtttcaaccatttttacatatttggagctatggagctcggattgaagcaaaTTTTGAggtaattttcaccatatggattggggtaagtgttctctattcgattttgattttatttcatgaatctatcttcattattggtatttgattgatgatttcaagagagaaattaggggtttttatctaaagtttcataaagtgattttttgagttttgaacatcgatttggagtcagatttgagtgaaactagtatggttggactcgttattgaatgggtagtcagattttataagttttgtcgggtttcgaggtgcgagaccaggtttgaccttttggttgactttgggctttgattgaagatttgacctttatcatttggaattgtttccttaggcattatttgatgtatttgagtttcttttggctagtttcgagttaTTCAGAGGTCgatacgcgcgggatggcatctgtggagtatcgtttggcttgttcggtattggatttggcttgttcgaggtaagtaacacttttaaacttggtgttgagggtatgaacccctgaatatgtgtgttatgtatttggtgttgagatGGCGCACATggtaggtgatgggcatgtgggaATGCACcgcgtgaattgtgactcggttatttctgtggtaatgtgtagttacctaatcttatctgTAACtgtgaaatctctacgtgctagagtaattaagatgtgatccatgttagaaatcatgctggtactgttgggacccacagagttcGTGTTACATGTTaaattaattgct containing:
- the LOC138905546 gene encoding uncharacterized mitochondrial protein AtMg00810-like, which produces MLSYLKLFTLEDTLHYLNDYSRFFKKSTSSTVLLAVYVDNIILTGNDPVEITSLKQFPDDQFKIKDLGLLNYFMGIEILYDAFKVLLHQKKFTSDLIFEFRCTDASAVVSPLELCVKLRSDQGEVLTNPLSYRRLIEKLNFLTHTRPYLCFAAQHLIQLLKSPRIPHMAVAMHILRYLNGTLGVWVFLNASSDFSLHAFCDSDWVAYHESRKSVSGFCISLGGSLIRWKSKKAGYCFFIISRS